DNA from Candidatus Paceibacterota bacterium:
CGATATAACATCGTCGATCATGAGAACGATGTCTCCCGCACTGAATTCTCCTTTTATCTTTTCCAGGATCCTTCTTTTTCCTGCTATTACGCCTTTTTCCAGATAAATGATCTTCTTCTTGTCCGAATATTCCTTGTTCCACACTTCTACGAACTTTTCAGCGAAAGGTTCTCCGGCACGCGGAAGTCCGACAACGAGATCGAATTTGATCTTCTTTCCCCTGATCGTTTTTACAAATTCTCGCGTAATTTCCTCGATAAGCTTATTGGTCAATTTCCCTTCGGGATAACGCCTTAAATTCAATTTCATCAGAGATCTAGGCGCCTCAGGATCCTCCTCGTTGAACTTGAATTTTGATTCCTCGAAAACGGGGATCTCTGCACGATAAATATCTATGGCCAGCTTTTTATTCATTTTATCCTCCTTTATAAGAGCAATCCATCTCCATTAAAGCTATCAAAATACGATTTCAATGTCAATTTAATTTATAGCACCATTCTTGCATCGACCGGGACTTTCTAATCCGAACCGCATGCCATGATGTGAATTATTAAAAAAAGCGCTTATATTATTGCGCCTGTATGAATCGCTTGAGAGTATCACTCTCTGCATCGTTTAACGTTTTTTCTCATGCTGTTTATTTTTTGTTCCGCGTTTCGGATCTCTTCTTGTATTTTCAAGGCTGCCCGGACTGAATCGCCGACATTTTCGGGCGGCTGTCGGATAGGACGGCCGATGACAAGCCCGGTTGCGCCGAACAGGATCGCATCGTATGGCGTCATAACGCGCTTCTGGTCTCCGCTGGCGGCCCACTCGGGACGCACTCCGGGAGTGATCTTCAGAAGATCATCGAATTCCTTGTGCTCCGCAAGATACTGCAGTTCCTGAGGCGAGCATATGATGCCGTCTGCGCCTGCCTCCTTCAGCATGCGGGCGAATATCACGACTTTCGATCCGGGCTTATCTCCGAATATCGATTCGCATTCTTTTTCGTCGATCGATGTCAGCACAGTCACGCCGAGGACCAATGCACTCCCCTTGTTCTGAACCGCCTTCTTCACCGATTCTTTCCCGGCCGATGCATGCACATTGAACATTTTGACTCCGATCTTCACGACCGATGCCGATGCTCCTGCAACCGTATTCGGAATGTCATCAAACTTCCCGTCCCAGAAGATCTTTCCGTCCAGCAAACGGAACAAGGTACGTATTTTCGCGAGATTTTCGGCTGCTTCCTTTTCGGACGATGCAATGACCGACGCAAGCATCGAATTGATGAATTCCAATCCGATCTTGAACGTTCCGACATACGGATTCAATTTCTTCACAAGTGCTATCGCTTCATCCGCATCGTTCACGTCAAGCGGAAATATTATTCTGTCTTTCGGTTCTATGTTCATTTGTCCACCTCTTTGTTTTGTTTTTTTTAAGATCAAATTTTTTCGCGAGCGTGCATTCCTTTTAAAAAAAGGAGGAGCGCTCTCCCGGTAATCCGATCCAAAATAAAAATAGCAGGATTAATTCCCGCTGTCAATTTTCTTCTTTCTTTTTGTTTGTTTTGTGCGCGGCTTATTGAGGGAAAGCTTTTTGACCTTTTTGATGATTATGGTCTTGATGTTTCCGTCTTCATCAATCAGCTTCACTTTGATGGGCCTATGGGTCAATGGGTGGATAATGAGATAAAAGAGCATAACTCTTTCCAATGACGGATATTTATTAAGAATTATTTCCCTTGAACTCATAAGACTGGCAATGTGTGCCCGATCTTCCTCTTCTTCGCTCGCGAACGCCGGCCACATACCACAGGCATTATGGTCCGCAAGAACGCATACTCTCGCATTATGCGTAAGATATGTCGTGAAGTCGATCCACAAAGCCTTCTCTTTGGTCTCCATCCGCTCATATAGCTCATCTGTTTTTTTTATATCGTAAAACGATATGACCCTTGATCCTCCGGCTGTTGTCAAAATATCCATTTCCCAGCACTCGTACATTCTTTTGAGGTATTTCCTTATAAATGCCGCAACTCTGTAATCGCCGCAAGTTACAACCAGAACCTCGGAAAAATGACTTTGCGCTTTCCTCTTCTTTATTTTTGGTTTTTTTAAACTTTCACCTTTTGTCCGAATTTTAATCCTCTCCTTGATTCGATTCAGGCATTATACTCCTAGTTTTATCGGCGTCAAGGGCCGGTTTTTTCGGATATCTTATGCTTTTTCGCTTAAATAAGGCCGATTCCGTCTTTATTTCTCTTTTTTATCACTATCTTCGCTTTTCTTTACCATGGGGAGGACCAGCAGGTAAACCTCATACATGGAAATAATGAAAGCCAAAACACCTCCGAGCAAAATAAACAAAGGCGATGTTTTCAGCGAATCATCGAGATACTTTCCTCCGAGGATCAGCGCTCCGACGGTGATAGACACAACCAAACCTATCTGCGTTACAAGGCTGAGCGGATAGACCAGACTCACAAAACTGTTCTCTTTTTTTTCTTTGGACATATATTTATATTATTAATATCATTTTATCATACGACACGGTAAATTCAAACAAAAATACCCGCAAGACACGCGAGTATTTTTTATCTGAAATATGACTTTTGACTTTTATAGACTGCTGACTGTTGGCTTTGGACTATATAGACCTTGGACTTTAGACTTTATAGACCTTGAGACTTTTGACTTTAAGGACTTTTATCTTTATAGACTTTTGACTTTAAGGACTTTATGGACTTTATGGACCTTCCAATCACTTGCTTCTTTTCATCTTGACTCTTTCATTCATGTTTCGAAACTGCTTCCTGAGCCTGACAGTCTTCGGAGTCACCTCGAGATATTCATCCTCTTTCATGATCTCGAGTCCTCGCTCAATGGTCATCCGAAGCGGAGGAGTAAGCTTGATCGCTTCTTCCGACCCGGAATTTCTGACATTCGTAAGATGTTTTCCCTTGATCGGATTCACGTTCATATCGGTTCCTTTCGAGATATTTCCGATCACCATTCCTTCGTAAACATCGGCATTTGCGTCAACATAAAGCTCTCCCCTGTTCTGAAGATTGAAAAGTGAGAATGCGATCGCTTTTCCTGTCTCAAGCGAAACCATGGACCCGACGGAATGCTTTTCGATCTCTCCGACGCACTCCTTGAATCCTGTCACTCTGCTGTATATGATCCCTTCTCCGCACGTGTCGATCACGAATTCCCCACGATATCCCAAAAGCCCTCTCGTCGGTATCTCAAAGATTATGACCGTGTGTCCGCCCTCCTGTTTCATGTTCGTCATAAGCCCGCGCCTCTTCGCCATTTTCTCAATTACAACTCCGGAAGATTCATTCGGAACATTTATTATCACTTCTTCGAACGGCTCCAGTTTCTTGCCGTTCTCTTCCTTGATGATGACCTGAGGCTGCGAAACCTGAACTTCATATCCTGCACGCCTCATGTTCTCAAGAAGCACCGAAATGTGCAGCTCGCCTCTCCCATAGACCTTATAATGATCCGTAGAAGAAAAATCTATCTTAAGGCCTACATTTATTTCAAGTTCTTTTTCCAATCTTTCGCGAAGCTGCCTGTTTGTTACAAACTTCCCTTCCCTTCCCGCAAATGGCGAATCGTTCACGAAAAATTCCAGAGATATGGTCGGTTCGTCAACTTTTATGGCAGGCATTGCGATCTCATCCTCTTTCTCGCAAAGAGTTTCGCCGATATACACATCGGGAATCCCCGCGATCATGACAATATCCCCGGCGCCTGCTTCCTTCACTTCCTTTTTTGCGATCCCGTGAAATGTATAGAGCTTGGTTATCCTCTCCCTTTTCGTCTCGCCAGATATTTTTTTCGCAAAAATGCTTTGTCCGTCTTTGATCATGCCCTGATATATCCTGCATATGGCAAGACGTCCCAGAAAGTCATCATATCCGAGATTGAAAACCTGCATCTTCAGGGGCGCGTTCTGCGACTTATCCATTGAAGCGACCGGAACTTTCTCCAGGATCATATCCAGAAGCGGAGTCAGATCTTTCGAATCATCTTCAAGTTTCCTCTTTGCGATCCCGTCTCTTGAAATGGAATAGATCACCGGAAAATCAAGTTGTTCATCGTTCGCACCGAGATCCATGAATAATTCGAAGATCATCTCATGAACCTCTTCCGGTCTTGCAGCCGGCTTATCTATCTTGTTTATCACGACAATGGGCTTCAATCCAAGCTCGAGTGATTTTTTCAGTACGAATTTCGTCTGCGGCATGGGACCTTCCTGCGCATCCACAACCAAAAGAACCGAATCGATCGACCTCAAAACTCGCTCAACCTCAGAACCAAAGTCGGCATGCCCGGGAGTGTCAACGATATTGATCTTCGTATCCTTGTAGAAGATCGAAGTATTTTTCGAATAAATAGTGATCCCTCTTTCCTTTTCCAGATCGTTCACGTCCATCGTAACGCCTTCTTTTGACATCCCTGTCTGGCGCATTATAGAATCGGTCAAAGTTGTCTTGCCGTGATCAACGTGTGCAATTATTGCAATATTTCTTATTTCCATGTTTATATAAAATTATTCATCAAAAAATCTGCCTTTAAGAAAAGCAGAATAGCTTTCTAACGCTATTATTTATAACAAATTTAAATACTCTTGTCAAGTTCTTTGATGTATTTTCTCCGACGCGCATACATTTCGTGCTTTCTATATCATCCGATCTAATATTGTATAGGTCAAAGTTAAAGACGCCAAACGGCGCCTTTAACGGATATTCTTTTTCGAATTATAGATTATTTGCCTTCGCAACAGGTTCCGGATGATTGCCCGACGGATCGGTATGCCCGCTATTCTCCGGCTCTGCGTTCAAAATCAATGCATCCTTTATCTGCGTCCAGGTTGAATCGGGATTAGAGAAGAT
Protein-coding regions in this window:
- a CDS encoding phosphoribosyltransferase — encoded protein: MNKKLAIDIYRAEIPVFEESKFKFNEEDPEAPRSLMKLNLRRYPEGKLTNKLIEEITREFVKTIRGKKIKFDLVVGLPRAGEPFAEKFVEVWNKEYSDKKKIIYLEKGVIAGKRRILEKIKGEFSAGDIVLMIDDVISLAHSKVEAAKALRKNGLIVTHCSVLMDWELGGVSILKNNGIEIIRECTATEFLKIWKGACLIAKKKIDDIIKRRDEIKDYNEKRRASA
- the pyrF gene encoding orotidine-5'-phosphate decarboxylase, whose amino-acid sequence is MNIEPKDRIIFPLDVNDADEAIALVKKLNPYVGTFKIGLEFINSMLASVIASSEKEAAENLAKIRTLFRLLDGKIFWDGKFDDIPNTVAGASASVVKIGVKMFNVHASAGKESVKKAVQNKGSALVLGVTVLTSIDEKECESIFGDKPGSKVVIFARMLKEAGADGIICSPQELQYLAEHKEFDDLLKITPGVRPEWAASGDQKRVMTPYDAILFGATGLVIGRPIRQPPENVGDSVRAALKIQEEIRNAEQKINSMRKNVKRCRE
- a CDS encoding carbonic anhydrase; its protein translation is MNRIKERIKIRTKGESLKKPKIKKRKAQSHFSEVLVVTCGDYRVAAFIRKYLKRMYECWEMDILTTAGGSRVISFYDIKKTDELYERMETKEKALWIDFTTYLTHNARVCVLADHNACGMWPAFASEEEEDRAHIASLMSSREIILNKYPSLERVMLFYLIIHPLTHRPIKVKLIDEDGNIKTIIIKKVKKLSLNKPRTKQTKRKKKIDSGN
- a CDS encoding AtpZ/AtpI family protein, producing the protein MSKEKKENSFVSLVYPLSLVTQIGLVVSITVGALILGGKYLDDSLKTSPLFILLGGVLAFIISMYEVYLLVLPMVKKSEDSDKKEK
- the typA gene encoding translational GTPase TypA is translated as MEIRNIAIIAHVDHGKTTLTDSIMRQTGMSKEGVTMDVNDLEKERGITIYSKNTSIFYKDTKINIVDTPGHADFGSEVERVLRSIDSVLLVVDAQEGPMPQTKFVLKKSLELGLKPIVVINKIDKPAARPEEVHEMIFELFMDLGANDEQLDFPVIYSISRDGIAKRKLEDDSKDLTPLLDMILEKVPVASMDKSQNAPLKMQVFNLGYDDFLGRLAICRIYQGMIKDGQSIFAKKISGETKRERITKLYTFHGIAKKEVKEAGAGDIVMIAGIPDVYIGETLCEKEDEIAMPAIKVDEPTISLEFFVNDSPFAGREGKFVTNRQLRERLEKELEINVGLKIDFSSTDHYKVYGRGELHISVLLENMRRAGYEVQVSQPQVIIKEENGKKLEPFEEVIINVPNESSGVVIEKMAKRRGLMTNMKQEGGHTVIIFEIPTRGLLGYRGEFVIDTCGEGIIYSRVTGFKECVGEIEKHSVGSMVSLETGKAIAFSLFNLQNRGELYVDANADVYEGMVIGNISKGTDMNVNPIKGKHLTNVRNSGSEEAIKLTPPLRMTIERGLEIMKEDEYLEVTPKTVRLRKQFRNMNERVKMKRSK